The Coccinella septempunctata chromosome X, icCocSept1.1, whole genome shotgun sequence nucleotide sequence TATCATACAAAGTGAAGCTAAATCCTGATAATGTTGCAACTCCACTAGCTGCTAGTGTGGGCGATGTAGTATCATTAATAGTCCTGTCCACTTTTGCATCGATGCTTTACTCAATAGAAGGTAATTATTGTTTCGATTCAAACCAATAATGAATTCTGATTAAGTATCCGAGCTGAGATTTgaaggttttttcattttcagaacACAGCACCTACATTTTGCTAGGTATAATTATGGTATATTTGCTGATTGTACTGCCATTCTGGATATTCATCGTCTTAAGGAACGAATATACGAGAAAAATCCTGACAACCGGATGGACGCCAGTTCTGTCCGCTCTAGTGATTAGTGGGTAAGTTGCTGTAGGCATAAAtgatatgcaaaaaaaaattgcagaaaaCTTAGAATTTACATGAGCAGAAAATATGATGATATTTCttgtttaattattattaattgacaAATTGAAATCTCTTCGAAAATGCTtaaattattgaataaataggggggaaataaatagttgcgaaaaaaattaAGGGGTAAATTAAGAAGTGTGAGAATTCCATATAAAATAAGCAGCCCCTGCTATATAGCCCTtgaaagatggcacctgaaaagcaatttttctcagaaccCAGAAAACTGAGAGAAATAAAGTTGAGCAGTCGTTTTAACAACTAcaacaaaattcatttatttcgaaaaatcatTCCATACAATCATAGAAACAACTGTTCAAATAAAACACGAAATATTATAACGAATTTAGGGGATTATGTAACTGGGGTGGTTCCTTCTCATCTGTCTGACCACACCtctcaaaaattttcttttcatatCTCTGAATCCATACCGAAATCTATAAAGAAACATGTTCGGCTGATTAATGAGGAAACAATGTTGAGATTCCTAGAAATGTTGTCGACTGAGGAGTGGAATGGTCTCACTTTTGAGGAAAATCAGTGTGATGTTGACCGCCTCTGGGATAATTTTTTCGGCAGGTTTAAAACCATTTTTGATTTGGCTTTTCCTTTGATAGCGGTTAGGGTTGCTGGTTCTCACAGAATATATTTTGACAAATCACCTCAAGTAATTGAAATGAAAAGACGATTGGATTATCTTTATACAGTTTCCCTTTTTCGACCTGAATTTGCGTATCTATACAAGCAGACTAAAAAGCTATATGACGGTATACTCCTAAAGAATAAGAAGGATCATATAAAAAAGCGTATAAATAACTCTAATAACAAAAGCAGAACCGTTTGGCGGATTATTAATGAGATAACTGGCCGTGGAAATGTGAATGCAGGTAATTTAATCAACACAGATAATCCCCATGAATTGTCCAATGCTTTCAATAGACATTTTATTGATATTTCCTCTTCCACGGCAGTACATAATCCTGTTGACACATTGACATCTAATGTTCGCCCTGTCAGTCGAAACCCgaaatcatttttcctttttgaaaTTACAGCTGATGAGGTTATTCGTACGGTgaataaaatgaagaataagaGTTCATTCGGATATGATGGTATACCAATGACGGTTATCAAGAAATCTATTAAATTGTTTGCTGAACCATTGGcctatattatttatacatctTTCAAAGAAGGCATTTTTCCTAATTCTTTGAAAATTGCTGTAGTTAAACCTCTTTTTAAGAAGGGGAGTATAGAAGAGCTCGGTAATTATCGACCAATCAGTTTGTTGACATCTTTCTCTAAGGTCTTTGAAAAGGTGATTGTTAATAGGCTCCTAAGTTTTTTCAACAAACATCGAATATTCTCTAAGTGTCAACACGGATACCTAAGATCTAAGAGTACTGAGACTGCAATCTATCAGATGATCCGCTCTGTTCTTCGGGCCCTGGAGGGTGGTGATGTTCCTGCCGGTCTTTTCATAGATTTCTCTAAGGCATTTGATTGCGTCGTGCATGAAGATCTACTAAGAAAACTGTTCCTTTATGGGATTAGAGATAAACAGTTGGATTTTATGAGGAGCTATTTGCGCAATCGTCGACAGAGGGTTTCTCTGGTGATCCAGGGTGTAGAGTATGTTTCGTTAGATTCAGAAGTTTTGGTGGGTGTGCCTCAGGGGGGTATTTTCGGTCCATTTCTGTTCTTAATATATATCAATGACctaccagaaaatattttggtgGAGGAAGAATCTCTGGCTGTTGAGAGTATTTTGGCTATTGATAGCAGACCtgcaaatgaagaaattatttatcTGGGTGATCTCTTTGCAGATTTCGAAGTTCAATCTGAGGGGGAAGTCGTCATGTTTGTGGACGATACTAATCTACTGGTGGCGGCATCTGGTATTTCAGAGGTTGTTGGGATAGCTGCTAGGGGATTTTATGATATTTCGATTTGGTGTAATTCGAATAGAATTACAATCAACTCGAATAAAACGGAGTGTGTTGTTTTCGGTACCTCTCATTCAAGAGTTCATATTCCTGAAGATATTGTTCTCTCTGGACAAATTGTCAAGATCTCCACCAGTACTAGTTTCCTGGGTGTGATTATCGATCATCAACTTAATTGGTCTGAACATATAAGATCATTGCAGAGTAGATTGAACTCTGTTCTCTACACACTCCGTGTCTTGGCACTGCAGTCTGACTCTGAGTTGCTGAGGACAgtatatttttctaattttcattcggtcatgtCCTATGGAATTTTGGCATGGGGTAATGGTTCGGATGTTTGGAAAATCTTTTTGGTCCAGAAAAAGGCTATCAGAGCTATGCTTGGTCTAACAGCGAGGACATCTTGTCGAGGACATTTTAAGAGTCAAGGTATACTCACAACTGCTGGGACATACATTTTTAGATGCTTAGTTTTTTTGAAAAGCAATTATAATCTATTCAGGGAGTATGAGAACGGCAATAGAACAAGGCGCATTCATCCGTTTCTCTTTCCCAAGTGTTCGCTCACTTTGACACAAAAGAATGTGGAATATATGTGCCTAAAACTATTTGATAAACTTCCGAGGAATTATCAAATTCTCGATGCTAATAAGTTTAAGACTAGAATCAAGAAATTGTTGATAGAATTGGAACCGTACGATGTGAAGGAGTACctaaatcataaatttcaaatctGAGCGTTTTATATTTGTTCAGTTGCTTCTTATATTGacgtattttcttttcaatattgtttgattatggaaataaatattattattattattattattattattattattatgtcatTTATGGGAGCGAgaagaaaatctgaaaaaaatttggtggtgcGTGATATCCACCAACTAGCCTATATGCCACTCACGCAACGTACCTATTGATaaatcgaattttttctcaaaaaccatcATTTTAGCCAAATGAATCAAGCCATGCAAAATTAATATCaatgaggaaaaaaattttgttccaaaCGAGTTTTAGGGGTTGCTTTTTCTATCCATGCAATAAGAAAACACCAGCAATGTTTTCTCAATTTCaattccgttttttttttaactctacTACTACTATTGTGATCAGTATAGTGAGaaaaattttgggaaaagaTAATATGGTATTAAAGTAGATATGATTTACCCTTCTCGTTGGAAATTACTTTTATTTCCAATAATTCTCTAGAAATAAAACAATTAGTGGAGTAAAGATATGAAAACTCACTTCAGCAGTAGAAAATTGGAGTTTCAGTCAAGCAATGAAATCGTTGGAGAAGAATCAACTTGTTTGCTATGagtgttttttattcaattcctAAGCATACACACACCTTAAAACTTGAATTGTATACAAGACATGGTGGACAAAAATGAACGAAAATACTTCCTCATCGAAGTATAGGGCTGTCATTAATTGCAATTAGagtcaattttcaatattcagcTTTTTGGAGACTTCGATAGTGTTAATTATATACTTCTTCCTACTGAAACTTTCAAATAAGAATTGATTATAGTTTACGGATTAGCGGTTTGTTACTTTTAATGATACCATATTCATGAACTTTTAAATTCTTACGAATGGAATTTTCCATTATGTTGTAGGAAATAAGTATGCAAGAAAAAAATGATGCAAGTTTTTTCGTCCCTTTTTTTGTTGCTccttttattgatttcgatttatTATCTCAAGCCAAGATGTGATATTTCATTTCGTAAGCGAATCAGTTTCGTTTGTATCAACAAATATGACAAATAACAGGCCAATTTCAATTAATAAAGAACCTTGCTAAATTTCTGGAAAATGTTTGAAATCAAGCATTGAATCATATTTCAGTTTGATAACTAAAATTAAACCTACAACACACTTACACTACAGTTTTCTCTATTATGGTCCCTAATCGTTTTAATTGTCTCTTGACAACTTACATTAAGATTTTAAATCCAGGAAAATACCAACAGATTCCGAACAAAGTTGTTCGAAGTTCAATCTGGCTTTTTGAAAGGTGATGAGGCGCATTTttaagaaaagaaaaacaaaattgaaaattagcaAAAACTGAGCAATATTTTGTTTTGGTAATGGCAGATACACTGTCCAACAATTGAACTGATCAATTAACTTTTGGAATATTCGCTTCAATCTGTTCATTTTTCAGATAACGGAGCATATTTAGTTgatatttttgtgtatttttcagaaaatagtACAAGAATGAAGAGTACATATAGTGAAAacagttcattgaaaatatgagaaatatttTAGGAAGCTATTCcaggtctatacaggatgagtctttgactcgttcaaatatttcaattatagattcttgaggtcaaaagaaacacttttttcctataccattttttttattctgccctgatgaaaagatatagtcattttaacttttcataatgagctgtgccacccattgaaaaacaaaattaccttcagaataactatccaAATCTGATaccctacacatctgtggatcttttaaacagagttgcattcagccaaagcacccaatttttcgaatatcacagatattttttatttttgaaaatcaaatcactcgaaaacggcgcattatacgagaaaatatgagaatactttcattttacagaatgttcaaatattcattatatagagtccaacttagtttcaaaagttgggttttttgaatttttggtacttttatggttcataatgaggaaactggaggACGTGGGTCatgtcttgtgttcgaaaaagattcatcaaataaatgaaaaactatataccgaaattaatttcattcgataaaaccgtttgagcgatagaactaaaaataactttttttatggtttttcaacagcctgtatcttttgaaccgagccgattcggataaaatggtaaaggaaaaaagtgtttcttttaacctgaagactctactgttaaaatatttctacgagtcaaagactcacaaaATCACAAGGATAAACATAAAATTATGTATACCTGatccctatcaattgttgagcagtgtatatgTGGATTTTTTTTGTCTGTTCTTCCTGAAGTGCATGTCGTACAAGCTTGCCTATCCTAAGGTTGTATACCTCCAGATATAAGGATGAATAAAGATTGATTTACTGTTCAAATAAGACCGTCTTATCGTATATTAAGACAATTCTTCAGCTATCCAACCTCCCCTCGGAATACTTGTTTTGTCCGATATGAGACGACGTATTTCCACCTGAACTTTTACGATCATTCAAGAAAagagaaacaaaacaacttgaGATCCTCGCACCATTTCCCTCCTCATCGAAATTAATGTTTCGTGTTGACAGCCCTGGTGATTAGTGGGAAGTGTGTATCACATTGTCTAAATAAGTGAAGCTCCCCTTTTCATTTTTCCAACTCACGTACGCAGGACATTCTAAATGAGGCGACACAGACATTCTTTACGACATCGATATCGGATTTTCTGCGTTCCATACACTTTTATCCCTCGACCTAAGTTTTTCCTTCTCCGAAGATTACTTATTCACCGAAGGACAATGTATGTTTCATGGAGAAATACGTGTCTGCTCTTTCTTCCCCGAGAGATGTTCACCCTAAACAAATTTTTTCCTAGTTCGCGGCCGGGATAGAATGGGAAGTCATTTTTTTAACTCGGGCTTTGTTTCCTCTGATTTTTATGAATCGGTTTTCTTTTTCCCCCATATCGTTCTGGCTGTTCGGAAAAACGGAAGGTGGGGCCCGAACAGATTGATGGCGTACATCTTCCTGTAGGAAATATCAGCTGTATATTGCCGTTTCTAAAACGTTGAGGCAATAATAATAATGCTGGACTTACACTCAGGTTCAAATTCAAAGGCCCCACTTCACTTTTTACTCCAGAATCACGTTAACGTTTTTCTTTATGAGTCACTGTCTCATTATCCGAATTCTCTCTTTGAACGACATCTTCGTGATTAAAATTATGTTTGAGCCTCCCAATTGGGTAGCTGCTTCGCTTCGCCATCTTTATACGCATCCATCCAAGCCATATTACGATAGTTTTCTACATTCATAATACTTCACGAAATTTAAAATTGGCTCATAATTACTCATCAAAGAATATGCACGGAGTCGAAAAATTCTGAGAATTCATAACTCAAGGATTCATAAACTAAAAAATACTTCAGAATGGATTTCCCATACAAACTTTAAATACTGAAACGTTACGGAAGTCAGtaaatatttgaaaacaaaTCTAAAAAATCTACAGAAAGTTTATGACATGTGATTAAGTGTCCCTCATCATAATCAATTTTATCTCCAGAATAATGCTTGATTTGTTTGAAAATCTCGAACAGAagttagaactggtcaaaataaagcgtttcacgaaaaatcaaagttgaaaaaactattgaaaatgattactgaaatagatcataaaatacgaccctagaccgtttgttagctgaattatcgcaaagcagtgggaaaaaacttctcTCCTGATTTGACCATATGtgttttcgtttaggatattggctagttcgatatttacgtggtgacGAAAATCGAAagttaggattgccgaatttttctcattattttttagtaacttacacccttacacgattttataaaatggctcatttcgatatcaactgacagaagagacttaggacacaagtgtaaaaaacagaataacacttcaaaatctcaccaataaaattcgactaaattattcacgaattttttcacaatgggcatcacaatcttctttttcgaacattccaacaatcgttgtaaaaatatgatgaaatggtgaaacatcatagcactttttcaacataactaacacaaGCACTTTCAAAAAACTGCCTTGATTTTCTACttcttttttcaccctaaattgcacgacacAACAATTatgtgacctgatgcatctaatccgatgaacttttggtactgaaccattcattgtccagccatatgttgatgttttgtttcgtttttgcgatgccagagtcaccatccacagtcccgtacttgaaattcaatgaaattttgtcgaacttctaggggttgtatctcagccatcttgaatattttataaggagaatttttggttaaacgacttattttgatgaggtctaccttctgtcaaaaagagCCTCACCTTTTAAAACACCTTGTACATCATTTTGTTGAAACTAACTCAAACACTTGAAAATGTTTGCAAAAAATATCATTATTCAGGTGCAGTGGAAGATCATTTCCGTCATTTTCACATCTTTATCAAGAGGATTCTAGATTTTGAAGGGGGTTGCGTCGCACAACGACCTTGAAAACTATTGTGCCGCCCTGTTCCAGAGTTAAATATGAGATAGATGTCATCTATCTCCAGAAGAATTGTCAGTCCAATCCTACACATTATTTGAATGACCCAGTTATAAAgacaaattcgtgatttaaaGTACTTTTTTCTTTACAAGGCGATAGTGTCAGTTCATGAATCaatttcttaaaaaaattcAGGATGGGTACAGCCAGTGATCAGTATATTTCTCACCGGATATATTGAACTaattaaataatgaaaattctAATTCTTTCCAGATTTGGTGGTTTAGTCCTGGACAAGGCTGTGGACCAATTCAAGGGTTACGAGGTATTTCAGCCGATCATAAACGGAATTGGTGGGAATTTGGTCTCCGTTCAAGCCAGTCGTATAGCTACAATGCTCCATCAAACTTCCATTCGAGGAGTCATCCCACCGCACACCAAGAGATTTGTAGCTCCATGGACAGCACTCTTCGGTGGAGGTAAGGAAATTGTTTTTAATCTATTTATCATTCTGGTTTTCACATATGAGTGCCTGGTAATTCGGAATATACCATTTTCATTCGTTTTTTACTAGATTGTTATGTCCAAATATCTATTACAGTAAGTGATGAATATGTTTGGTCTTTTATTTCAtaaaacgttgaaatattcattagatagcgtccaacttagtttcaagagttggcttctttgaatttttgatattttatggtacgtaatggtcataatcagaaaactggaagacgtgggtgatactttgtgttcgaaaaagattaatcgaataaatgaaaaactgatatctcgaaattcatatcattcgataaaaccgtttgtgagatagaacttttTATAGTTTTTGAACAGCCTGTATCGTTCAAACCGAACCGAATCTACTGTTAAGATATTCGCACGACTCAATgactctttttcttcttctacgtgcggtgggGCACCGCACTGTGCTGAACTGAagcctcgtgacccattgttcgtccgcttgtagttggagaaaCTAAAAttctgtgacatgctgacaaaaatgccacaagtcgacagagaaatgtccctctcaccataggagttaTGGGTGttgtttcctaggtgtgtcatccttaagtcctcAAGGTCTTCAACTAATATCTCGAAATTCATATCATTCGATAacactgtttgtgagatagaactttttatagtttttcaacagcctgtatctttcaaaccgaaccgattcggaaaaaatagtataggaaaaaagtgtttcttttgacctcaagaatcttctgtcaAAATATTCGCacaattcaaagactcaccctttatactCAATGCTATGGCTCAAAAAAGTATTTGTTACATAAATTATAGAACCACCTTCAATTCTGAATGCTGCTACATACTTATGGTTTGTAAATCAAGAATCTATGAGAGTACTATATATTAAATGTAAAAGGTTTTTCTTTGTGGGAAGAAGCAATTTCACAGACGGCATATAGAGAAACCACTTCTTTGtgggaaattttaattttgtcatGAATTGAATAAGACGAGGCTTATCTTTTAAAAACTTATAAAAACAAGGATGTAGATAATATTATGCAAAGGTTTGAGCTCTCTATGGCTCTTCTATCAAAAGGTAAAAGCCCACCAAAAATGAGACTTCATTGTGAACCATCCTGAACATGAGTGAGATCTCTTCTGGGTGTCCTAGAATATTGACTGGATTATTTCACATAACTTCTATATTGATACACCTTTCAGTGAtataatttgtatttttttctttcCAGTGCTACCAGCGGAGACATCAAGAATCCTGATAGCGATGTCCATTCCAGGCCAAACTATATACGTTTTTGTTGCGGATCTGTTATACAACGAAGGTGTATCAACTCTGACGCCTGTATTCGTTTTGGCCTACCTTACAGTGGGCCTCATTCAAATAATGCTCCTGCTTTATATCGCTCACATTATGATACACACAATGTGGATGTACAAAATAGATCCAGATAATGGCGCAATCCCTTACCTCACAGCTTTCGGAGATCTCCTAGGTTCGTCGCTGCTCCTGCTGGCCTTTATGTTCCTGAAAAGCATCGACCAGGAATACTCCCCCATGCAGAAGGCCTGAAAACCTCGAACCTATTCAGGAACAATTTGTACATAAATTCGTTCACCGTAAATTTCCATTCTCCTCATCTTTTACTGTATTCTTGACCAGATTCATTCGATTCCCCGGATTAGGAACGTGTAAAAATGTGACGACGATGAAATTGCCTCCGCAAATTGCGCTAATATTCTTATTTGCATCGTATTATAGGTCTCACTTCGCCGTGACGAAGGAAAGGAGTTTTTGCATTTCGCATTGTTAAAACAGAACGCCGGACGTTCCGAAACATTGTGTCAGCTGCGTTCAAGCGTCCCTGTTTGAGGACAATGCGGAATTTTCACGTTATTTTCAGGATTGTCCCGGAATTGCTTATCCTGCTCTAAGCtccttttttcatttctatttgCCACAATTCTAGAACTTCCCTGCAAGAATTAGCGCGCAGGAATTGAGATAACACCTGACGAGAATTCTTATACAGTGGGTGTCTGAAATCTGATTGTCATCTCACTAGCTCAAAAATTCGTTGCACCTAATTTGGGTATGAATTATGTAAATTTCAATTTGTGTCGTTGTGCTTCTTGTTTTCTATATCTAGATTGTCGCCCATTTAATTATCCATCATTTTTGCTCCATTCTCAGAACACTGCATATGCTCttggaaatattgaaataatttttgtatgcataaaaattatttccatTATTTTCTAGCTTTCATCTCATCAAtaaaaacgaaatgaaaaaaGGACACTCACTGTATATTCATTCGATAACTTTATCGTTCGACTGCTCATCAGCATTCCCAAaccaaatcaaaatattttaacttATAGATAATGATATTTTCGAAGACTGATATATGGGTATTCCGCTATTTTTTGGACTCGTTGTTTTTGTTCCGATATTTCCATTAAGGCATTTTTCCTCTTTTAATCAGTATCATCATTGCAGCCTTATATAGATTATTCTTTTTACCATTGTTCTTTCTTAAATATTAGTTCAGAATGTTAACATTCAACTGTGATGTTTTAATAAATTATTCCTTTTCCGTCTCAGCTTACTTATTCGAGTACATTCGAAACTAATTGCAACCCCATTCTGAAGCTACAAATTTGGTCGAAGGGTCTAAATGGAGTATTGAATGATCCGCGCCGATGTGACATGCCCTTGTGATGGAACAAACGTTCTCGATTAATTCGATAATGGTTCCTCGATTTTTTCTACGAAAATTGTAACGAGAAAACAGGCGATTGAATATTTTATGTCGGCTTTTGTGTTGGAATAACAGAAGGGAAGTTATTGGAAATCCTTCCATGTTTTTTCGATTACGCTGGCGTAAAAAAGGAAAGGGAACCGCATACAGGTTCCTCGAGAAATTCAGTGTAAGAACGGAATGAGGGAGTAGAGTTCAATTTCGATGGCATACAAAAACTCTAAATGAAATTCATTAGGATAAATTTTAGATTCTTATTATGTGAAAGACTACCATTCATGTGATATAGGTAAACCTTATGAAAGTGTAGAGTAAGTGTTCGAATATGAGCCCTGCAGTTTTTATGGGCCCCCAATATATTTTCACTAGAGCATGCGCGACAGATATGAATTCCGTACTAAAACACTTCTATTAGGCTCTCAAACATTTTCGTGTACATGCGCGCAGCCTGGTGAATGTTTTTGGGGTATTTGTTAACGTCCATGTTTAAATCTGGATATTTGATGTGCAATATTCATAACATGGAACGAGCCTTTCCAGAAAATACTAAAACTGTTTCTGATCTTATCTGCAACATCCCCAAGTATGAATAaggtattttaataatttcTGATGGTAATACTGAATCTTCTCTGATCTTCGT carries:
- the LOC123321419 gene encoding solute carrier family 41 member 1-like; this translates as MVALPDLGMAEGAYREMSPAASVIEDETSKPDLIPNNQLTISTVCSFVDGNYANSKDKDIETGVTKVESLTNGKSLESVKSISSDEPDADFENEKWHVITLQVFVPFMLAGIGTIGAGIVLGNVENLEVFRVIKALYILVPSLLGLKGNLDMCLASRLSTQANLGNMKSKKEVIKMIIGNVGLVQVQAIVAANIVSVFAVCVSALLHGTFSIHDGLLLAAASVMTATLSCFTLDFLLIGVIFLSYKVKLNPDNVATPLAASVGDVVSLIVLSTFASMLYSIEEHSTYILLGIIMVYLLIVLPFWIFIVLRNEYTRKILTTGWTPVLSALVISGFGGLVLDKAVDQFKGYEVFQPIINGIGGNLVSVQASRIATMLHQTSIRGVIPPHTKRFVAPWTALFGGVLPAETSRILIAMSIPGQTIYVFVADLLYNEGVSTLTPVFVLAYLTVGLIQIMLLLYIAHIMIHTMWMYKIDPDNGAIPYLTAFGDLLGSSLLLLAFMFLKSIDQEYSPMQKA